The Streptomyces sp. NBC_01689 genome includes a window with the following:
- a CDS encoding CHAT domain-containing protein, which yields MATPYDLFGTPGYEQLLAVLGGAEEALARYERAGRLSDLERALVLFDALLTRAENTDLRSAAMNGVGMVLWSRYERFGELTDLDGAVTLFREALAPYGTEVTVATPSYWANLSGALRLRWLRTRDTRDLGASVDAVRTALASTPSRGALRSNRLNSLGDALLSLFQLHGDSSALTEALSSFREAVACTEPETDQGLWARSNLAEALRHQHRWSPYGVPEALDEAAALAREVLAGVSRRHRLYPRFLSNLALILTDRHTARPDPADLREAARAARRAVAATPAGHPNLVQRHAVLATVRRLELVDATGRRAVGLPAVGRPDTVADAAGADAAGLAVPAVTETGGAGPGTGERPGERGRPAGAGIRRRPGRRERRALRAWVHATGQAYAATPDGHVLRGLALLHHGSALATKGVTEGDARARKTAIALYRRAARDPAMDVSVRVGCARLWALSVLEGGGGSPASAYGPAAAMEPYRLAVELLPRTASYRVGRMDRARQLGDFAGLACDAAACALDLAELRPPATAPTPAGLEPSGARPSGTETAGTATAGAAGTRADGTGSAGTRAGGTGTPETETSDVETSGAELALRLLEQGRGVLLGQALDARTETSELLSRLPDELASEWARLIPQLDRPEASSFTSTEPGGAEDPAADDPLTGEDRHTLAERWERLVETIRREPGCEDFLRLPRTDEMLAGIGETGPVVVVNVSPLRCDALVLYQGRVRPVRLERLRHAEAERRAAVFLAAIRASGDPALPLSGQRDAQGVVRETLGWLWTALAEPVLAALTAWGWPGADSGGEPGRLWWVPTGPLTALPLHAAGRHGDAGDAGDAGDAGDAGDAGDAGDSLLDRAVCSYAPTVNSLVHARRRGAARPDRPEPAAPLVVAVPAAPGSGSPPLDGVREEAGRLARLPGARLLLAEDAVRQSVLDALPRHAWAHFACHAVGALSGAAAGHVVLHDHATAPLTLSDIARLRLPDAELAYLSACETTSARREFADEALHITGAFHMAGFTHVVGTLWAVADDTSLEVSDRFYAAFGTAHPFPGRSAHALREAVRGIRDHAEGVRENPSLWAPYIHVGP from the coding sequence CTGGTCCCGCTACGAGCGGTTCGGGGAACTGACGGACCTGGACGGAGCCGTCACCCTGTTCCGCGAGGCGCTGGCCCCGTACGGCACGGAGGTCACCGTCGCCACCCCGTCCTACTGGGCGAACCTGTCCGGCGCGCTGCGGCTGCGCTGGCTGCGTACCCGTGACACACGTGACCTGGGCGCCTCCGTGGACGCCGTCAGGACGGCTCTGGCCTCGACACCGTCCCGGGGCGCGCTGCGCTCCAACCGTCTCAACAGCCTCGGCGACGCCCTGCTCAGCCTCTTCCAGCTGCACGGTGACTCCAGCGCGCTGACCGAGGCCCTGAGCAGCTTCCGGGAGGCGGTGGCCTGCACCGAACCGGAGACGGACCAGGGGCTCTGGGCCCGCTCCAACCTCGCCGAGGCGCTCCGGCACCAGCACCGCTGGTCCCCCTACGGCGTGCCGGAGGCGCTCGACGAGGCCGCGGCCCTGGCACGGGAGGTGCTCGCCGGCGTCTCCCGGCGCCACCGGCTGTATCCACGCTTCCTGTCGAACCTCGCCCTGATCCTGACCGACCGTCATACGGCCCGCCCGGACCCCGCCGACCTCCGCGAGGCCGCCCGCGCCGCGCGGCGCGCGGTGGCCGCCACCCCGGCGGGGCACCCCAATCTCGTACAGCGCCACGCGGTACTGGCGACCGTGCGCCGCCTGGAACTCGTCGACGCCACCGGCCGCCGCGCCGTCGGGCTTCCTGCCGTCGGCCGGCCGGACACCGTCGCCGACGCCGCGGGTGCCGATGCCGCGGGCCTCGCCGTCCCCGCTGTCACGGAGACGGGCGGGGCGGGTCCGGGAACGGGCGAGCGTCCCGGGGAGCGCGGGAGGCCGGCCGGCGCCGGGATCCGTCGCCGGCCGGGCCGGCGTGAACGACGTGCCCTGCGCGCCTGGGTGCACGCCACCGGTCAGGCGTACGCCGCCACTCCCGACGGACATGTGCTGCGCGGGCTCGCCCTCCTCCACCACGGTTCGGCCCTGGCCACGAAGGGGGTGACCGAAGGGGACGCGCGGGCCCGAAAGACGGCGATCGCGCTGTACCGGCGGGCGGCGCGGGACCCGGCGATGGACGTGAGCGTCCGGGTGGGCTGTGCCCGGCTGTGGGCCCTGAGCGTCCTCGAAGGCGGCGGGGGCTCCCCGGCGTCGGCGTACGGGCCCGCCGCGGCGATGGAACCGTACCGGCTCGCGGTCGAGCTGCTGCCGCGTACCGCCTCGTATCGCGTGGGACGCATGGACCGCGCACGCCAGTTGGGCGACTTCGCGGGTCTCGCCTGCGACGCGGCCGCGTGCGCGCTGGATCTCGCCGAGCTCCGGCCGCCCGCCACGGCTCCGACCCCGGCCGGGCTGGAACCGTCCGGCGCGCGACCGTCCGGAACGGAGACGGCCGGAACAGCGACGGCTGGGGCGGCTGGGACGCGGGCGGACGGAACAGGGTCGGCCGGGACGCGGGCCGGCGGAACAGGGACGCCTGAGACGGAGACGTCCGACGTGGAGACGTCCGGTGCCGAACTCGCCCTGCGGCTGCTCGAACAGGGCCGCGGTGTGCTGCTCGGCCAGGCGCTCGACGCCCGCACGGAGACCTCGGAGCTGCTGAGCCGGCTGCCGGACGAACTCGCTTCCGAGTGGGCGCGGTTGATCCCGCAGCTCGACCGTCCGGAGGCATCCTCCTTCACCTCGACGGAGCCCGGCGGGGCCGAAGACCCGGCGGCGGACGACCCGTTGACCGGCGAGGACCGGCACACCCTGGCCGAGCGATGGGAGCGGCTCGTGGAGACGATCCGGCGGGAGCCGGGCTGCGAGGACTTCCTGCGGCTCCCGCGCACGGACGAGATGCTCGCCGGGATCGGGGAGACGGGCCCGGTCGTCGTCGTGAACGTCAGCCCGCTGCGCTGCGACGCGCTCGTCCTGTACCAGGGGCGCGTACGGCCGGTGAGGCTGGAACGGCTGCGGCACGCGGAGGCAGAACGGCGGGCGGCCGTCTTCCTCGCCGCGATCCGGGCGTCCGGCGACCCCGCCCTGCCGCTGTCCGGGCAGCGCGACGCCCAGGGGGTGGTCCGGGAGACGCTCGGCTGGCTGTGGACGGCCCTCGCGGAGCCGGTTCTCGCCGCGCTCACCGCCTGGGGATGGCCCGGTGCGGATTCAGGGGGAGAGCCGGGCCGCCTCTGGTGGGTTCCCACCGGACCCCTCACCGCGCTGCCGCTGCACGCGGCCGGCCGGCACGGGGACGCCGGGGACGCCGGGGACGCCGGGGACGCCGGGGACGCCGGGGACGCCGGGGACGCCGGGGACAGTCTGCTCGACCGCGCGGTCTGCTCGTACGCCCCGACCGTCAACAGCCTCGTGCACGCCCGCCGGCGCGGGGCGGCGCGTCCGGACCGGCCCGAGCCCGCCGCCCCGCTGGTCGTCGCCGTCCCCGCGGCGCCGGGCTCCGGTTCGCCACCGCTGGACGGCGTACGGGAGGAGGCCGGACGGCTCGCCCGCCTTCCGGGCGCCCGGCTGCTCCTGGCCGAGGACGCCGTGCGGCAGTCGGTGCTGGACGCGCTCCCCCGCCACGCGTGGGCGCACTTCGCGTGCCACGCCGTCGGCGCGCTCTCCGGAGCGGCGGCCGGTCACGTCGTGCTGCACGACCACGCCACGGCTCCGCTCACGCTCTCCGACATCGCCCGGCTCCGCCTCCCGGACGCGGAACTCGCCTATCTCTCCGCGTGCGAGACCACCAGCGCACGCCGGGAGTTCGCCGACGAGGCCCTGCACATCACCGGCGCGTTCCACATGGCCGGGTTCACCCACGTCGTCGGAACCCTCTGGGCGGTCGCGGACGACACCTCCCTGGAGGTGTCCGACCGCTTCTACGCGGCCTTCGGCACCGCTCATCCCTTCCCCGGGCGGTCGGCACACGCCCTGCGCGAGGCGGTCCGCGGGATCCGCGACCACGCCGAAGGGGTCCGGGAGAACCCCAGCCTGTGGGCCCCCTACATCCACGTCGGGCCGTAG
- a CDS encoding cold-shock protein, with translation MATGTVKWFNAEKGFGFIEQDGGGADVFAHYSNIAAQGFRELQEGQKVSFDIAQGQKGPTAENIVPA, from the coding sequence ATGGCCACCGGCACCGTGAAATGGTTCAACGCGGAAAAGGGCTTCGGCTTCATCGAGCAGGACGGCGGCGGCGCCGACGTCTTCGCCCACTACTCGAACATCGCCGCCCAGGGCTTCCGTGAACTCCAGGAGGGCCAGAAGGTGTCCTTCGACATCGCGCAGGGCCAGAAGGGCCCGACGGCCGAGAACATCGTTCCCGCCTGA
- a CDS encoding DEAD/DEAH box helicase, whose translation MNRTRTNDRYSRTRAERSGSPRTGGHYGASTAGRSGGPRRPAGQGRRQSAAQGEFAPPKTLTPALPAVESFADLAMPAGLLAALGHEGVTVPFPIQAATLPNSLAGRDVLGRGRTGSGKTLAFGLALLARTAGRRAEPRQPLALVLVPTRELAQQVTDALTPYARAVRLRLATVVGGMSIGRQAGALRGGAEVVVATPGRLKDLIDRGDCRLDQVGVTVLDEADQMTDMGFMPQVTALLDQVRPEGQRMLFSATLDRNVDLLVRRYLTDPVVHSVDPSAGAVTTMEHHVLHVHGADKQRTTTEIAARDGRVIMFLDTKHAVDRLTDHLLQSGVRAAALHGGKSQPQRTRTLDRFRAGHVTVLVATNVAARGIHVDHLDLVVNVDPPTDPKDYLHRGGRTARAGESGSVVTLVTPQQRRDMSRLMVAAGITPRTTQVRSGEEELSRITGAQTPSGVPVVITAPATERTRRGTSARGSGSPRGRRGGSGQGQSAGAAARRTARRPSALDPAA comes from the coding sequence ATGAACCGCACGCGCACGAACGACCGCTACTCCCGCACCCGCGCCGAGAGGTCCGGCTCCCCGAGGACCGGCGGCCACTACGGCGCCTCGACCGCCGGCCGCTCCGGCGGACCGCGGCGGCCCGCGGGCCAGGGCCGCCGACAGAGCGCGGCGCAGGGCGAGTTCGCACCCCCGAAGACCCTCACCCCCGCCCTGCCCGCCGTCGAGTCGTTCGCCGATCTCGCCATGCCCGCGGGGCTGTTGGCGGCGCTCGGCCACGAAGGCGTGACCGTGCCCTTCCCGATCCAGGCGGCCACCCTGCCGAACTCGCTCGCCGGCCGCGACGTGCTCGGCCGCGGACGCACCGGGTCGGGCAAGACCCTCGCCTTCGGACTCGCCCTGCTGGCCCGTACGGCCGGCCGGCGCGCCGAGCCCCGGCAGCCGCTGGCCCTGGTCCTCGTACCCACCCGTGAACTCGCCCAGCAGGTCACCGACGCGCTCACTCCTTACGCACGCGCCGTCAGGCTGCGGCTGGCCACGGTCGTCGGCGGGATGTCGATCGGCCGGCAGGCGGGCGCGCTGCGTGGCGGGGCGGAGGTCGTCGTCGCCACGCCGGGACGGCTCAAGGACCTCATCGACCGCGGCGACTGCCGTCTCGACCAGGTCGGTGTCACGGTCCTCGACGAGGCGGACCAGATGACCGACATGGGCTTCATGCCGCAGGTCACCGCGTTGCTCGACCAAGTGCGGCCCGAGGGCCAGCGGATGCTGTTCTCCGCCACCCTGGACCGCAACGTCGACCTGCTGGTGCGCCGTTATCTGACCGACCCCGTGGTCCACTCCGTCGACCCGTCCGCGGGCGCCGTCACCACCATGGAGCACCACGTCCTCCATGTGCACGGTGCGGACAAGCAGCGGACGACGACCGAGATCGCGGCCCGCGACGGGCGGGTGATCATGTTCCTCGACACCAAGCACGCCGTGGACCGCCTGACGGATCACCTGTTGCAGAGCGGCGTCCGCGCCGCGGCGCTGCACGGGGGCAAGTCCCAGCCCCAGCGCACCCGCACCCTGGACCGGTTCAGGGCCGGCCACGTGACGGTCCTGGTGGCCACCAACGTCGCGGCGCGCGGTATCCACGTCGACCACCTCGACCTCGTCGTGAACGTCGATCCGCCCACCGACCCGAAGGACTACCTGCACCGGGGCGGCCGCACCGCGCGCGCGGGCGAGTCCGGCAGCGTCGTCACCCTGGTGACGCCCCAGCAGCGCCGCGACATGAGCCGCCTGATGGTCGCGGCCGGCATCACCCCGCGGACCACTCAAGTCCGTTCGGGCGAGGAGGAGTTGAGCCGCATCACGGGCGCGCAGACCCCCTCGGGCGTGCCGGTGGTCATCACCGCGCCGGCCACGGAGCGCACCCGTCGCGGCACCTCCGCACGGGGAAGCGGCTCTCCCCGGGGCCGTCGCGGCGGCTCCGGGCAGGGACAGTCCGCCGGCGCGGCGGCACGCCGTACGGCACGACGACCGTCGGCCCTCGACCCCGCGGCCTAG
- a CDS encoding CBS domain-containing protein, giving the protein MSGPRVLDDMTVEVALSVMTGARVGYLLLCDGDERCTGAVTRAQLVAVRDSSAYTDRIRVRDVLGVGGQDRAGGACAPAW; this is encoded by the coding sequence ATGTCCGGACCCCGGGTCCTCGACGACATGACCGTCGAGGTCGCCCTGTCCGTCATGACCGGCGCGCGGGTCGGGTACCTGCTCCTGTGCGACGGGGACGAGCGGTGCACCGGCGCGGTCACCCGCGCCCAGCTCGTCGCGGTCCGCGACAGCTCCGCCTATACGGACCGGATCCGGGTGCGGGACGTGCTCGGCGTCGGCGGGCAGGACCGCGCCGGAGGCGCCTGCGCTCCCGCCTGGTGA
- a CDS encoding SCO5918 family protein, whose translation MRCVIARFPFDLSKSGVLASMKGVKPEPITGESVLIGRRHYPVKQVGEVITRQDRRDFTGGEVTRAMIRLGFTCQDGRTAVQATAVLTPLQNASALLGSPAPQGH comes from the coding sequence ATGCGCTGCGTCATCGCCCGGTTCCCGTTCGACCTGTCCAAAAGCGGGGTGCTGGCCTCGATGAAGGGCGTCAAACCCGAGCCGATCACCGGCGAGTCGGTCCTGATCGGCCGTCGCCACTACCCCGTCAAGCAGGTGGGTGAGGTCATCACCCGCCAGGACCGGCGGGACTTCACCGGCGGGGAGGTCACCCGGGCCATGATCCGCCTCGGCTTCACCTGCCAGGACGGCCGCACGGCCGTCCAGGCCACGGCGGTTCTCACACCGTTGCAGAACGCGTCGGCCCTGCTCGGCAGTCCGGCCCCCCAGGGGCACTGA
- a CDS encoding MerR family transcriptional regulator: MTADTPLGGRLDDDDYPAYTMGRAAEMLGTTPGFLRAIGEARLITPLRSEGGHRRYSRYQLRIAARARELVDKGTPVEAACRIIILEDQLEEAQRINAEYRRSADKGTENSG; the protein is encoded by the coding sequence ATGACAGCAGATACTCCGCTCGGTGGCCGTCTGGACGACGACGACTACCCCGCGTACACCATGGGCCGGGCGGCCGAGATGCTCGGCACCACACCCGGCTTCCTCCGCGCCATCGGCGAGGCACGGCTGATCACGCCTCTCCGCTCGGAGGGCGGACATCGGCGGTACTCCCGTTACCAGCTGCGGATCGCCGCGCGCGCCCGCGAGCTCGTCGACAAGGGGACACCGGTCGAGGCCGCGTGCCGCATCATCATTCTCGAGGACCAGCTCGAGGAAGCACAGCGCATCAACGCCGAGTACCGCCGCTCCGCGGACAAGGGGACCGAGAACTCCGGCTGA
- a CDS encoding LLM class F420-dependent oxidoreductase: protein MKFGISTFITDLSTRPAPLGRAVEEHGFDSLFIAEHSHIPVERRSPYPQGGDLPEIYYRTLDPFVALTAAATVTERLLLGTGIALVSQRDPIHTAKEVASLDLVSDGRAVFGVGVGWNREEMANHGTDPATRGRLVDERLRAILELWTKEKAEFHGEFVDFDPVYAWPKPVRKPHPPLYIGGGRGAFPRIAELGDAWLANSLPPEVLAPQIEEMRAAAGRPVPVTVYGVPATPEAVEAYARLDVERVLFYLPSDPEPAAVAHLDQFAEVAARFR, encoded by the coding sequence GTGAAATTCGGGATCTCCACCTTCATCACCGATCTGAGCACCCGGCCGGCCCCGCTCGGGCGGGCCGTCGAGGAGCACGGGTTCGACTCGCTGTTCATCGCCGAGCACAGTCACATCCCGGTGGAACGCCGCTCCCCCTATCCCCAGGGCGGGGACCTTCCCGAGATCTACTACCGCACCCTCGACCCCTTCGTGGCGCTGACCGCCGCGGCCACCGTCACCGAACGGCTCCTGCTGGGCACCGGAATCGCCCTGGTCTCGCAGCGCGACCCGATCCACACCGCCAAGGAAGTGGCCTCACTGGACCTGGTCTCCGACGGCCGGGCCGTGTTCGGAGTCGGTGTCGGCTGGAACCGTGAGGAGATGGCCAACCACGGCACCGATCCGGCCACCCGGGGCAGGCTGGTCGACGAGCGGCTGCGTGCCATCCTCGAACTGTGGACCAAGGAGAAGGCCGAGTTCCACGGGGAGTTCGTCGACTTCGACCCCGTCTACGCCTGGCCCAAGCCAGTCCGCAAGCCGCACCCGCCCCTCTACATCGGCGGCGGCAGGGGCGCCTTCCCCAGGATCGCCGAACTCGGTGACGCCTGGCTCGCCAACAGCCTGCCGCCGGAGGTGCTGGCACCGCAGATCGAGGAGATGCGGGCCGCCGCCGGCCGCCCGGTCCCCGTGACGGTCTACGGTGTGCCCGCGACCCCCGAGGCGGTCGAGGCCTACGCCCGGCTGGACGTGGAACGCGTGCTGTTCTATCTGCCGTCCGACCCCGAACCGGCCGCCGTCGCACACCTGGACCAGTTCGCCGAGGTCGCCGCCCGCTTCCGCTGA
- a CDS encoding TIGR03668 family PPOX class F420-dependent oxidoreductase → MPALTASEARERFAASRVARLATADPDGRPHLVPVVFVVTGDTVAMAVDHKPKRSTHLKRLANILANPAVSLLADRYDEDWDQLWWARADGRAQVLPPAGRSAEAARCTRLLTAKYSAQYTGRPPAGEVVEVLVTRWTGWRAS, encoded by the coding sequence ATGCCCGCCCTGACCGCGTCCGAGGCCCGCGAGAGGTTCGCGGCGTCCCGGGTCGCCCGCCTGGCCACCGCCGACCCCGACGGCCGCCCGCACCTGGTGCCGGTGGTCTTCGTGGTGACCGGGGACACGGTGGCCATGGCCGTCGACCACAAGCCCAAGCGGTCGACCCACCTCAAACGGCTCGCCAACATCCTCGCCAACCCCGCCGTCTCCCTGCTCGCCGACCGGTACGACGAGGACTGGGACCAGCTCTGGTGGGCCCGCGCGGACGGGCGGGCCCAGGTGCTCCCGCCCGCCGGCCGGTCCGCCGAAGCGGCCCGCTGCACGCGGCTGCTCACCGCGAAGTACTCCGCGCAGTACACCGGCCGTCCGCCGGCGGGCGAGGTGGTGGAGGTCCTCGTCACCCGCTGGACGGGGTGGCGGGCGAGCTGA
- a CDS encoding IS110 family transposase, whose translation MNDSDETDVFLGLDVGKTTHHGHGLTPAGKKVFDKQLPNTEPKLRDVFEKLKTKFGTVLVIVDQPASIGALPLTVARDTGCKVAYLPGLAMRRIADLYPGEAKTDAKDAAVIADAARTMPHTLRSLELTDEITAELTVLVGFDQDLAAEATRTSNRIRGLLTQFHPSLERVLGPRLDHSAVTWLLERYGSPAALRKAGRRKLVEVIRPKAPRMATRLIDDVFDALDEQTVVVPGTGTLDIVIPSLARSLGAVHEQRRAAQAQITALLEDHPLSKVLTSLPGVGVRTAAALLVTVGDGTSFPTAAHLASYAGLAPTTKSSGTSIHGEHAPRGGNRQLKRAMFLSAFAALHDPASRTYYDKCRTRGKTHTQALLRLARQRINVLFAMLRDGTFYEPRTPRLA comes from the coding sequence TTGAACGACAGCGACGAGACAGACGTCTTCCTCGGTTTGGACGTCGGCAAGACCACCCACCACGGGCACGGGCTCACCCCGGCCGGCAAGAAGGTCTTCGACAAGCAGCTGCCCAACACCGAACCGAAGCTGCGGGACGTCTTCGAGAAGCTGAAGACCAAGTTCGGCACCGTCCTGGTGATCGTCGACCAGCCCGCCTCCATCGGCGCCCTCCCGCTGACGGTCGCCCGGGACACCGGCTGCAAGGTCGCCTATCTGCCCGGCCTGGCCATGCGGCGGATCGCCGACCTCTACCCCGGCGAGGCGAAAACCGACGCGAAGGACGCCGCGGTGATTGCGGACGCGGCCCGCACCATGCCGCACACCCTGCGCTCGCTGGAACTCACCGACGAGATCACAGCCGAGCTGACCGTGCTCGTCGGCTTCGACCAGGACCTCGCCGCCGAGGCCACCCGCACATCCAACAGGATCCGCGGCCTGCTCACCCAGTTCCACCCCAGCCTCGAGCGGGTCCTCGGCCCACGCCTGGACCACAGCGCCGTGACCTGGCTGCTGGAACGCTACGGATCTCCGGCGGCCCTGCGGAAAGCTGGGCGACGCAAGCTTGTTGAAGTGATCCGGCCCAAGGCCCCGCGCATGGCGACACGCCTGATCGACGACGTCTTCGACGCACTCGACGAGCAGACCGTCGTGGTCCCGGGCACCGGCACCCTCGACATCGTGATCCCATCCCTGGCCCGCTCGCTCGGCGCCGTTCACGAACAAAGACGGGCGGCACAAGCCCAGATCACAGCCCTGCTGGAGGATCACCCTCTTTCCAAGGTCCTGACGTCGCTGCCCGGCGTCGGCGTCAGGACCGCCGCTGCATTGCTGGTCACCGTCGGCGACGGAACCAGCTTCCCCACCGCCGCCCATCTGGCCTCCTACGCCGGCCTCGCCCCGACAACAAAGTCGTCGGGGACCTCGATCCACGGCGAACACGCGCCCAGAGGCGGCAACCGGCAGCTCAAACGCGCGATGTTCCTGTCCGCGTTCGCCGCTCTGCACGATCCCGCCTCCCGCACCTACTACGACAAATGCCGCACCAGAGGAAAGACCCACACGCAAGCCCTCCTCCGGCTCGCCCGACAACGCATCAACGTGCTCTTCGCCATGCTCCGCGACGGCACCTTCTACGAACCCAGAACCCCACGCCTCGCTTGA
- a CDS encoding enoyl-CoA hydratase-related protein, which yields MTGAKGNFSAGADLAGPRPGAPPTLPARGFAALAEARAGRTKPMIAAVEGAAPGGGLELALACDLIVAAEDATSGPPEDATFAPPEAGSGPYAAGRGAIGLPRRDGGRRHRARREARPPCAARAVRGEEARPGRRRPAPGVTCSPCGARNLAPDGLGPRARGMTTPPVMFSAVLQEGRWPPGPAWLFPPVEPMTWGVVPPGPRGAVGDADQRSGHRPVRRNAGQFAGGRSA from the coding sequence CTGACCGGGGCGAAGGGAAACTTCAGCGCGGGCGCGGACCTGGCAGGCCCGCGCCCGGGCGCGCCGCCCACCCTCCCGGCGCGCGGGTTCGCCGCGCTGGCCGAGGCGCGGGCCGGACGCACGAAACCGATGATCGCCGCCGTGGAGGGTGCCGCGCCCGGCGGCGGCCTCGAACTCGCCCTGGCCTGCGACCTGATCGTCGCGGCAGAGGACGCGACGTCAGGTCCGCCCGAGGACGCGACGTTCGCCCCGCCCGAGGCCGGGAGCGGTCCGTACGCCGCCGGGCGCGGGGCGATCGGGCTGCCCCGGCGCGACGGTGGCCGTCGCCATCGGGCTCGCCGAGAGGCTCGCCCGCCGTGCGCCGCTCGCGCCGTCCGAGGTGAGGAAGCTCGTCCGGGCCGCCGACGGCCTGCCCCGGGCGTGACCTGTTCGCCCTGCGGTGCGAGGAACTTGGCGCCTGACGGACTCGGCCCGCGCGCACGGGGCATGACCACCCCCCCCGTTATGTTTTCCGCGGTCCTGCAAGAGGGCCGCTGGCCTCCGGGCCCGGCATGGCTGTTCCCCCCTGTCGAACCGATGACCTGGGGGGTGGTGCCACCGGGCCCGAGAGGCGCCGTTGGAGACGCTGATCAGAGGTCCGGCCACCGTCCGGTCCGGCGCAATGCCGGGCAGTTCGCGGGCGGCAGGTCTGCATAA
- a CDS encoding aromatic ring-hydroxylating dioxygenase subunit alpha: MPHTTAFARNQWYVTAYTHEVGRELLGRTVLGEPLVLYRTEEDGTAVALADRCVHRRFPLSASRLDGDRVVCGYHGFTYDVTGRCVSVPGQQRVPRTARVAAYPVAERDSFVWVWIGDPALADPETVPRARHMDSPDWTTVSGMEPIDADYGLLVDNLLDLSHETYLHGGYIGTPEVAETPITTEVDEAAGVVRVSRHMDDAECPPFYARSTGVEGRITRWQDIEYHAPCLYLLHSRVAPAGVLPEADGADPHAFHTEITYAITPSRDGHVYDFWAVSRDFAREDDEVTTFMRDFNHTVVMQDVDALNLLQRTLGGEHAGYQELSINIDTGGLAARRILARLAEEGDKPTERVL; encoded by the coding sequence ATGCCGCACACGACCGCCTTCGCGAGGAACCAGTGGTACGTCACCGCCTACACCCACGAGGTGGGGCGCGAGCTGCTCGGCCGGACCGTTCTGGGCGAGCCGCTCGTCCTCTACCGCACCGAGGAGGACGGGACGGCCGTCGCCCTGGCCGACCGCTGCGTGCACCGCCGGTTCCCGCTCTCCGCGAGCCGGCTCGACGGTGACCGCGTCGTGTGCGGGTACCACGGGTTCACCTACGACGTCACGGGCCGCTGCGTGTCGGTGCCCGGGCAGCAGCGCGTCCCGCGCACGGCCCGGGTCGCCGCATACCCGGTGGCCGAGCGGGACTCGTTCGTCTGGGTGTGGATCGGCGACCCGGCGCTCGCCGACCCGGAGACCGTCCCGCGGGCCCGGCACATGGACTCGCCGGACTGGACCACGGTCTCGGGCATGGAGCCCATCGACGCCGACTACGGGCTGCTCGTCGACAACCTGCTCGACCTCTCCCACGAGACGTATCTGCACGGCGGCTACATCGGCACCCCCGAGGTCGCCGAGACACCGATCACGACGGAGGTCGACGAGGCCGCCGGCGTCGTACGGGTCAGCCGCCACATGGACGACGCCGAGTGCCCGCCGTTCTACGCCCGCTCCACCGGAGTCGAGGGCCGGATCACCCGCTGGCAGGACATCGAGTACCACGCGCCGTGCCTGTATCTGCTGCACAGCCGTGTCGCGCCGGCCGGCGTGCTGCCCGAGGCGGACGGCGCCGATCCCCACGCCTTCCACACCGAGATCACGTACGCCATCACTCCCTCCCGCGACGGCCACGTCTACGACTTCTGGGCGGTCTCCCGGGACTTCGCCCGTGAGGACGACGAAGTCACCACGTTCATGCGGGACTTCAACCACACCGTCGTGATGCAGGACGTCGACGCGCTCAACCTCCTGCAGCGGACCCTGGGCGGCGAACACGCGGGGTACCAGGAGCTGAGCATCAACATCGACACCGGCGGCCTCGCGGCCCGCCGCATCCTCGCCCGGCTCGCCGAGGAGGGCGACAAGCCGACGGAGAGGGTCCTGTGA